In Anas acuta chromosome 5, bAnaAcu1.1, whole genome shotgun sequence, a single window of DNA contains:
- the NKX2-1 gene encoding homeobox protein Nkx-2.1, whose translation MLHALGSWRSNCACAAEGRRIMSMSPKHTTPFSVSDILSPLEESYKKVGMEGSNLGAPLSAYRQSQVSQPAMQQHPMGHNGTVTAAYHMTAAGVPQLSHATMGGYCNGNLGNMSELPPYQDTMRNSASATGWYGTNPDPRFSSISRFMAPSSGMNMGGMGSLSSLGDVSKSMAPLQSTPRRKRRVLFSQAQVYELERRFKQQKYLSAPEREHLASMIHLTPTQVKIWFQNHRYKMKRQAKDKAAQQQMQQENGSCQQQQSPRRVAVPVLVKDGKPCQAGSNTPTAAIQSHQQQAATTITVATNGNSLGQHQSHQTNSAGQSPDMGQHSASPSSLQSQVSSLSHLNSSTSDYGTAMSCSTLLYGRTW comes from the exons ATGCTCCACGCCctgggcagctggaggagcaacTGTGCGTGCGCTGCGGAGGG ccgCCGAATCATGTCGATGAGCCCAAAGCATACGACTCCTTTCTCAGTGTCTGACATCTTGAGTCCTTTGGAGGAAAGCTACAAGAAAGTGGGCATGGAGGGCAGTAACTTGGGGGCTCCCTTGTCAGCCTACAGACAGTCTCAGGTTTCTCAGCCGGCCATGCAGCAGCACCCCATGGGCCACAACGGAACAGTGACTGCCGCCTACCATATGACAGCGGCAGGGGTCCCCCAGCTCTCCCATGCTACGATGGGGGGCTACTGCAATGGGAACCTGGGCAACATGAGTGAGCTCCCGCCTTACCAGGACACCATGCGGAACAGCGCTTCGGCGACAGGATGGTACGGCACCAACCCGGACCCCCGCTTCTCCTCAA TCTCCCGCTTCATGGCGCCGTCCTCGGGCATGAACATGGGCGGCATGGGCAGCCTCAGCTCCCTCGGGGACGTGAGCAAGAGCATGGCCCCGCTCCAGAGCACGCCGCGGAGGAAACGGAGGGTCCTTTTTTCCCAGGCCCAGGTTTACGAGCTGGAGAGACGTTTCAAGCAGCAGAAATACCTCTCCGCCCCTGAGAGGGAACACTTAGCCAGCATGATACACCTCACCCCGACTCAGGTCAAAATCTGGTTCCAGAACCACCGCTACAAGATGAAACGCCAGGCCAAAGACAAGGCTGCGCAGCAGCAGATGCAACAGGAGAACGGCtcttgccagcagcagcagtctccCAGAAGGGTGGCAGTGCCAGTGCTTGTAAAGGATGGCAAGCCCTGCCAAGCAGGCTCCAACACACCCACAGCAGCGATCCAGAGCcatcagcagcaggcagctacAACAATCACAGTGGCTACCAATGGCAACAGCCTCGGACAGCATCAGAGCCACCAGACAAACAGTGCGGGGCAGTCTCCTGACATGGGACAGCACTCGGCCAgcccttcctctctgcagagtCAAGTCTCCAGTTTGTCTCACCTAAACTCTTCTACTTCTGACTATGGCACTGCCATGTCTTGCTCCACCTTGCTATACGGTAGGACCTGGTGA